From a single Solenopsis invicta isolate M01_SB chromosome 4, UNIL_Sinv_3.0, whole genome shotgun sequence genomic region:
- the LOC105200395 gene encoding zinc finger protein GAI-ASSOCIATED FACTOR 1 produces the protein MPRKLDRPVDSDTPLPDKTICPSPEELSVINNNVRCEQCGLVFRNEPRYRLHDLKVHQRRKLDKIAKENTRYHCPVQSCVYAVNSQRYFSSRKYLKQHYLKVHAEKNYACDCCSKSFSTESAKQRHTRVCGVQFTCSCSKTYDTYEALLTHTKRSLHTITEKYKNSQRTHPKTVQIVLSKGVTSKPVSILPSPDKSGKNSQDISTMTKDTSDVGVQTDDYKRSKKIANLSKCSNNNLHNAKRRISKQTQTNNFSKKTSGKSIETQTPKTNKDSSKLHKRGGRYRAPSKHSKQTLLKEDLNLGDNFASSNLFPASPLPLRHDVGLQDFWEKNTSSTQTIPEKDMFEAFNDNVTQTEFETFYNHSHNPLIQGVPKSSVALMTLPYVEDTSAVEGYSFASTDGISQADPMLTVKTFDDRFSSIETQTEQAFSPSYFYSESLSRSFALSSNIETQTTDNLDNMEQLLYSNTYTQTCDKMLSSDLGLSNIQTQTAWTHDDTTVSTETQTKSLICGADCNIPIGACRSWLNTQTSHTETQTDLFNIFDGLE, from the exons ATGCCGAGAAAACTTGATAGACCGGTGGACAGCGACACACCGCTACCCGACAAGACGATCTGTCCATCGCCGGAAGAGCTGAGtgtaataaacaataatgtcAGATGCGAACAATGCGGACTCGTCTTCAGGAACGAGCCGCGTTACCGGCTGCACGATCTCAAAGTGCACCAGCGCAGAAAGTTGGATAAGATTGCGAAGGAAAACACACGCTATCACTGCCCGGTGCAGTCGTGCGTCTACGCCGTTAATTCTCAGAGATACTTTAGCTCTAGAAAATACTTGAAGCAA cattatttaaaagtacacgcagaaaaaaattatgcatgCGATTGCTGTAGCAAGAGTTTTTCTACTGAATCTGCCAAACAAAGACATACGAGAGTCTGTGGTGTACAATTTACATGTTCCTGCTCCAAAACTTACGACACGTACGAAGCGTTGCTTACGCACACAAAGCGATCTCTGCATACTATaacagagaaatataaaaactcGCAAAG AACACACCCCAAGACAGTGCAAATTGTCTTATCGAAAGGAGTTACAAGCAAACCTGTTTCGATACTGCCTAGTCCAGATAAATCTGGAAAAAATAGCCAAGACATTAGTACTATGACAAAAGATACATCCGATGTCGGAGTACAGACGGATGATTATAAAAGAAGCAAGAAGATAGCAAATCTATCGAAATGTAGCAATAACAATCTGCATAACGCAAAACGTCGAATATCCAAGCAAACGCAGACCaataatttttccaagaagacaTCAGGCAAATCGATAGAAACGCAAACTCCAAAAACGAACAAAGACTCGTCGAAGCTGCATAAACGCGGTGGAAGGTATCGCGCCCCATCGAAACACTCAAAACAGACGTTACTTAAGGAGGATCTTAATCTTGGCGATAATTTCGCTTCGTCCAATTTATTTCCGGCTAGTCCGCTGCCACTTCGTCACGACGTGGGTTTGCAGGATTTCTGGGAGAAGAATACTTCAAGCACACAAACGATACCCGAAAAAGATATGTTTGAGGCATTTAACGATAACGTAACTCAGACGGAATTCGAGACATTCTACAACCACAGTCATAATCCTTTGATACAGGGCGTACCAAAGAGTTCAGTGGCTTTAATGACGTTGCCTTATGTCGAAGACACATCGGCAGTAGAAGGTTATTCTTTCGCTTCGACCGATGGGATATCTCAAGCAGATCCTATGTTAACCGTTAAGACATTCGACGACAGATTCAGCAGCATAGAAACGCAAACCGAGCAAGCCTTTTCTCCTTCGTATTTTTATTCCGAATCTTTATCGAGATCATTTGCCTTGAGTTCAAACATCGAAACACAAACTACAGACAATCTGGACAATATGGAGCAACTGCTGTATAGCAATACATATACTCAAACATGCGACAAAATGTTGTCCTCTGATTTAGGACTGTCCAATATACAGACTCAGACTGCTTGGACGCATGACGACACTACAGTCTCTACCGAGACTCAAACAAAGTCTCTGATTTGCGGGGCCGATTGCAACATTCCCATTGGAGCCTGTAGATCCTGGTTAAATACACAAACGAGTCACACCGAAACACAGACcgatctatttaatattttcgatGGACTTGAATAA
- the LOC105200389 gene encoding protein rolling stone isoform X3, with the protein MVLSFTGFPSLKRMLLLVLQCSLCHRAMVSKFWCHEIGRKWRQATRQEPLQARVLSQSKCKSYVAIWYLYYRWLIFLIWTAFVICSVFEFGSYKPLMQYEKWPIYLTNWGMALGFTQALVGGILVSKRWRLQKIPGFDPCGLKLEFTERLYWFLYVVATNFAIGVTVCYWFVVYNPEIHQVDPLNIMMHVCNTVLMLIDLFVTSVPFRLRHFWWSLSIISFYVIFSIIYYFAGGLNKNGHHYIYKVLDWKKPMRTSLICIGGFTFVIVLHCVNCMLTNIRDRIYRKTAEKFSKPVQINMTDKSLPEKQTEIV; encoded by the exons ATGGTGCTCTCGTTCACAGGATTTCCTTCTTTGAAACGAATGCTGTTGCTCGTCCTACAATGTTCGTTAT GTCACCGCGCAATGGTAAGCAAATTTTGGTGCCATGAGATCGGACGCAAATGGAGACAAGCGACCAGACAGGAGCCGCTGCAGGCGCGCGTGTTATCCCAATCAAAGTGCAAATCATATGTAGCCATCTGGTACCTATACTACCGCTGGCTCATCTTCCTCATCTGGACCGCCTTCGTCATATGTTCGGTGTTTGAATTCGGCAGCTATAAGCCGTTGATGCAGTATGAAAAATGGCCAATCTATCTGACCAACTGGGGTATGGCACTGGGATTTACACAAGCGTTAGTTGGTGGCATCCTCGTATCGAAACGATGGCGATTGCAGAAGATACCCGGCTTCGATCCTTGTGGTCTTAAATTGGAGTTCACCGAGCGACTGTATTGGTTTCTGTACGTTGTCGCAACCAACTTTGCAATTGGTGTGACGGTATGCTACTGGTTTGTCGTATACAATCCAGAAATCCATCAAGTGGACCCTCTTAACATCATGATGCACGTGTGTAACACCGTGTTGATGCTGATTGATCTATTTGTCACCAGCGTACCGTTTCGTCTGCGGCACTTTTGGTGGTCCCTGTCGATCATCTCGTTCTACGTAATCTTTTCGATCATCTATTATTTCGCTGGCGGCCTCAACAAGAATGGCCATCACTACATCTACAAAGTCCTCGATTGGAAGAAACCGATGCGGACGTCGCTCATTTGTATTGGTGGTTTCACATTCGTGATAGTGCTGCATTGTGTCAATTGTATGCTGACGAACATCAGAGACCGAATTTATCGCAAGACTGCCGAAAAATTTAGCAAACCTGTGCAAATAAATATGACAGATAAATCGCTTCCAGAAAAACAAACAGaaatagtttaa
- the LOC105200389 gene encoding protein rolling stone isoform X2 yields the protein MPPEYEEIEIRNMLEKNDCIERTVSTKSSKLSALCGHRAMVSKFWCHEIGRKWRQATRQEPLQARVLSQSKCKSYVAIWYLYYRWLIFLIWTAFVICSVFEFGSYKPLMQYEKWPIYLTNWGMALGFTQALVGGILVSKRWRLQKIPGFDPCGLKLEFTERLYWFLYVVATNFAIGVTVCYWFVVYNPEIHQVDPLNIMMHVCNTVLMLIDLFVTSVPFRLRHFWWSLSIISFYVIFSIIYYFAGGLNKNGHHYIYKVLDWKKPMRTSLICIGGFTFVIVLHCVNCMLTNIRDRIYRKTAEKFSKPVQINMTDKSLPEKQTEIV from the exons atgcCTCCTGAGTACGAAGAAATCGAGATCCGTAACATGTTGGAAAAGAACGACTGCATCGAACGAACCGTCTCAACAAAGTCATCAAAGTTATCCGCGCTATGCG GTCACCGCGCAATGGTAAGCAAATTTTGGTGCCATGAGATCGGACGCAAATGGAGACAAGCGACCAGACAGGAGCCGCTGCAGGCGCGCGTGTTATCCCAATCAAAGTGCAAATCATATGTAGCCATCTGGTACCTATACTACCGCTGGCTCATCTTCCTCATCTGGACCGCCTTCGTCATATGTTCGGTGTTTGAATTCGGCAGCTATAAGCCGTTGATGCAGTATGAAAAATGGCCAATCTATCTGACCAACTGGGGTATGGCACTGGGATTTACACAAGCGTTAGTTGGTGGCATCCTCGTATCGAAACGATGGCGATTGCAGAAGATACCCGGCTTCGATCCTTGTGGTCTTAAATTGGAGTTCACCGAGCGACTGTATTGGTTTCTGTACGTTGTCGCAACCAACTTTGCAATTGGTGTGACGGTATGCTACTGGTTTGTCGTATACAATCCAGAAATCCATCAAGTGGACCCTCTTAACATCATGATGCACGTGTGTAACACCGTGTTGATGCTGATTGATCTATTTGTCACCAGCGTACCGTTTCGTCTGCGGCACTTTTGGTGGTCCCTGTCGATCATCTCGTTCTACGTAATCTTTTCGATCATCTATTATTTCGCTGGCGGCCTCAACAAGAATGGCCATCACTACATCTACAAAGTCCTCGATTGGAAGAAACCGATGCGGACGTCGCTCATTTGTATTGGTGGTTTCACATTCGTGATAGTGCTGCATTGTGTCAATTGTATGCTGACGAACATCAGAGACCGAATTTATCGCAAGACTGCCGAAAAATTTAGCAAACCTGTGCAAATAAATATGACAGATAAATCGCTTCCAGAAAAACAAACAGaaatagtttaa
- the LOC105200389 gene encoding protein rolling stone isoform X6 — translation MVSKFWCHEIGRKWRQATRQEPLQARVLSQSKCKSYVAIWYLYYRWLIFLIWTAFVICSVFEFGSYKPLMQYEKWPIYLTNWGMALGFTQALVGGILVSKRWRLQKIPGFDPCGLKLEFTERLYWFLYVVATNFAIGVTVCYWFVVYNPEIHQVDPLNIMMHVCNTVLMLIDLFVTSVPFRLRHFWWSLSIISFYVIFSIIYYFAGGLNKNGHHYIYKVLDWKKPMRTSLICIGGFTFVIVLHCVNCMLTNIRDRIYRKTAEKFSKPVQINMTDKSLPEKQTEIV, via the coding sequence ATGGTAAGCAAATTTTGGTGCCATGAGATCGGACGCAAATGGAGACAAGCGACCAGACAGGAGCCGCTGCAGGCGCGCGTGTTATCCCAATCAAAGTGCAAATCATATGTAGCCATCTGGTACCTATACTACCGCTGGCTCATCTTCCTCATCTGGACCGCCTTCGTCATATGTTCGGTGTTTGAATTCGGCAGCTATAAGCCGTTGATGCAGTATGAAAAATGGCCAATCTATCTGACCAACTGGGGTATGGCACTGGGATTTACACAAGCGTTAGTTGGTGGCATCCTCGTATCGAAACGATGGCGATTGCAGAAGATACCCGGCTTCGATCCTTGTGGTCTTAAATTGGAGTTCACCGAGCGACTGTATTGGTTTCTGTACGTTGTCGCAACCAACTTTGCAATTGGTGTGACGGTATGCTACTGGTTTGTCGTATACAATCCAGAAATCCATCAAGTGGACCCTCTTAACATCATGATGCACGTGTGTAACACCGTGTTGATGCTGATTGATCTATTTGTCACCAGCGTACCGTTTCGTCTGCGGCACTTTTGGTGGTCCCTGTCGATCATCTCGTTCTACGTAATCTTTTCGATCATCTATTATTTCGCTGGCGGCCTCAACAAGAATGGCCATCACTACATCTACAAAGTCCTCGATTGGAAGAAACCGATGCGGACGTCGCTCATTTGTATTGGTGGTTTCACATTCGTGATAGTGCTGCATTGTGTCAATTGTATGCTGACGAACATCAGAGACCGAATTTATCGCAAGACTGCCGAAAAATTTAGCAAACCTGTGCAAATAAATATGACAGATAAATCGCTTCCAGAAAAACAAACAGaaatagtttaa
- the LOC105200389 gene encoding protein rolling stone isoform X4 gives MRWVFLHPLPNSPSRGVSSQILSHRAMVSKFWCHEIGRKWRQATRQEPLQARVLSQSKCKSYVAIWYLYYRWLIFLIWTAFVICSVFEFGSYKPLMQYEKWPIYLTNWGMALGFTQALVGGILVSKRWRLQKIPGFDPCGLKLEFTERLYWFLYVVATNFAIGVTVCYWFVVYNPEIHQVDPLNIMMHVCNTVLMLIDLFVTSVPFRLRHFWWSLSIISFYVIFSIIYYFAGGLNKNGHHYIYKVLDWKKPMRTSLICIGGFTFVIVLHCVNCMLTNIRDRIYRKTAEKFSKPVQINMTDKSLPEKQTEIV, from the exons ATGCGGTGGGTGTTTCTCCACCCTCTCCCTAATTCTCCAAGTCGTGGAGTATCTTCACAAATcctta GTCACCGCGCAATGGTAAGCAAATTTTGGTGCCATGAGATCGGACGCAAATGGAGACAAGCGACCAGACAGGAGCCGCTGCAGGCGCGCGTGTTATCCCAATCAAAGTGCAAATCATATGTAGCCATCTGGTACCTATACTACCGCTGGCTCATCTTCCTCATCTGGACCGCCTTCGTCATATGTTCGGTGTTTGAATTCGGCAGCTATAAGCCGTTGATGCAGTATGAAAAATGGCCAATCTATCTGACCAACTGGGGTATGGCACTGGGATTTACACAAGCGTTAGTTGGTGGCATCCTCGTATCGAAACGATGGCGATTGCAGAAGATACCCGGCTTCGATCCTTGTGGTCTTAAATTGGAGTTCACCGAGCGACTGTATTGGTTTCTGTACGTTGTCGCAACCAACTTTGCAATTGGTGTGACGGTATGCTACTGGTTTGTCGTATACAATCCAGAAATCCATCAAGTGGACCCTCTTAACATCATGATGCACGTGTGTAACACCGTGTTGATGCTGATTGATCTATTTGTCACCAGCGTACCGTTTCGTCTGCGGCACTTTTGGTGGTCCCTGTCGATCATCTCGTTCTACGTAATCTTTTCGATCATCTATTATTTCGCTGGCGGCCTCAACAAGAATGGCCATCACTACATCTACAAAGTCCTCGATTGGAAGAAACCGATGCGGACGTCGCTCATTTGTATTGGTGGTTTCACATTCGTGATAGTGCTGCATTGTGTCAATTGTATGCTGACGAACATCAGAGACCGAATTTATCGCAAGACTGCCGAAAAATTTAGCAAACCTGTGCAAATAAATATGACAGATAAATCGCTTCCAGAAAAACAAACAGaaatagtttaa
- the LOC105200391 gene encoding zinc finger and BTB domain-containing protein 11, whose amino-acid sequence MSRREAVATCTSRRSSRERILATSSEGEGVECTPTEDTLFASSRTEEIGKKDRRTKRNDHWHQTTTGKGVDVVETVADFEKWLKMRSTEPPVSSSMDLDATKMVEGVDRYLGEEVLSHGCFLSKDPYGLSIDIDLADAKKLNLSSSYDPILQDLTHSENRLLEPPCEKVVDEFMLPEFQLDHLDQLAALTPDDMMVAGEILPSASSQPTLNVENRDIEKNASKTGISVRNNETPCEKSTQVTLNQLPVNLVVNEMEDTKTEQETKVQSSTSSSELFVGTLPPMEESSSNIVTNRMKISTSSKVIEQLKKTKLKPRIIKKRRQLTEQLEKKVDKHINGKSFAVDTDSQDDMMAVVAISTDKISNMTQIVINTGTEKQIYQGKTSELIEATGNFPKLPKIDTSATVWNGTVEYGVDNNSSNQYEIVISNALKELGITDDSLQPLCATEHDKVWLCPRDGCNRQFGRLYTLKGHLLAHYGIRPFKCDFEGCTWAFYSEFKLKRHKETHLKRKDYVCEVEGCNRRFTTVYNLWSHAKLHSRPNRIICQVPDCGEKFQTKRALELHMKSHDQRHAPYVCQHEGCGKRYYSSNALTSHQRSHSYKEVDIKCSWLGCGKIFDKPCRLKAHMRSHTGYKPYPCTFQDCKWAFSSSSKLKRHQKKHTNERKFVCDVPNCGKAFMRSEHLKEHRLTHTEGRFFQCFMCAARFSAKSSLYVHIKKHQQSKSDLNIVNDIPECTRDREKRTKTKESSYSRVKSIKSKRWDPELINAAETIAKENDVEKQGDGGACSQDEDQMEWLYCCPIDVCGHLINNETSLREHMLKAHGIHCDDLLTKSSSDDANIDYVLYTVHNSLPNSPTAVEEEQMVMVTPCDAVILDTSSSRADRSLLESEPPPLNTLLKSSETFRNDERTDKRIDKETKSVKEQGSARTDLTYTDWSKLKKHSGLTNSIVTETSDVVLDTSGDLSEGLLFTEELPSMYYQDDVAGTEYQVLLLDSSPLESANNLRGLE is encoded by the exons ATGTCTCGCAGAGAAGCCGTCGCTACTTGCACGTCGAGACGATCCAGTCGCGAGAGGATACTCGCCACTAGCTCCGAGGGCGAGGGAGTGGAATGTACGCCCACCGAAGATACACTTTTTGCCTCGTCGAGAACGGAGGAGATCGGTAAGAAGGATCGAAGAACCAAAAGAAATGATCATTGGCATCAAACGACGACTGGAAAGGGTGTTGACGTCGTCGAGACGGTAGCTGACTTTGAGAAATGGCTCAAAATGCGTAGCACCGAGCCTCCAGTGTCATCGAGTATGGACCTGGATGCAACGAAAATGGTAGAGGGCGTAGACCGGTATTTGGGTGAGGAGGTATTGTCACACGGCTGCTTTCTGAGCAAGGATCCATATGGCCTGTCTATCGACATCGATCTGGCAGATGCTAAGAAGCTCAACCTATCATCGAGCTACGACCCGATACTGCAGGATCTGACGCATAGCGAGAACCGGCTACTGGAGCCACCGTGCGAGAAGGTCGTCGATGAGTTTATGCTACCAGAGTTCCAATTGGACCATCTGGATCAATTAGCGGCGCTCACGCCGGATGACATGATGGTGGCTGGCGAGATTCTGCCGTCCGCGAGTAGCCAACCAACGCTAAACGTAGAGAATCGAGATATCGAAAAAAACGCTTCAAAAACAGGAATTTCAGTGCGAAACAATGAAACACCCTGCGAGAAATCCACGCAGGTTACCCTCAATCAGCTACCGGTGAATTTAGTCGTAAATGAGATGGAAGATACAAAGACGGAACAGGAAACTAAAGTACAATCTTCGACAAGTTCCTCGGAGCTCTTCGTCGGGACTCTACCGCCAATGGAGGAGAGCTCCTCAAATATTGTGACGAATCGCATGAAAATAAGCACATCGAGCAAAGTAATAGAACAATTGAAGAAGACAAAACTCAAGCCTCGTATTATCAAGAAACGTCGACAACTGACGGAACAACTGGAAAAGAAAGTCGATAAACATATCAATGGCAAGAGCTTCGCCGTTGACACAGACTCACAGGACGACATGATGGCCGTGGTCGCTATATCTACCGATAAAATCTCCAATATGACACAAATCGTTATAAATACTGGCACAGAGAAACAGATTTATCAAGGCAAGACTTCGGAATTGATCGAGGCGACCGGCAATTTCCCAAAATTGCCTAAAATAGATACTTCTGCCACCGTTTGGAATGGCACGGTTGAATATGGTGTCGATAATAATTCGAGTAATCAATACGAAATTGTTATATCCAATGCATTGAAAGAACTAGGCATCACCGATGATAGCCTGCAGCCTTTGTGTGCCACCGAGCACGACAAAGTGTGGCTCTGCCCACGAGACGGTTGCAACAGACAATTCGGCAGATTGTACACTCTGAAAGGTCATTTGTTGGCCCACTATGGAATTAGACCGTTTAAG TGTGACTTCGAGGGCTGCACTTGGGCTTTTTATTCCGAGTTCAAATTAAAGAGACACAAGGAAACGCATTTGAAACGCAAGGATTACGTATGTGAGGTGGAAGGTTGTAATCGTCGTTTCACTACCGTCTACAATTTGTGGAGTCATGCGAAACTGCACAGTCGTCCTAATCGGATTATTTGCCAAGTACCAGATTGCGGAGAGAAGTTTCAGACGAAACGTGCATTGGAGCTACACATGAAGTCGCACGATCAGCGTCACGCACCTTACGTATGTCAGCACGAGGGCTGCGGCAAACGTTACTACAGCAGCAACGCACTGACATCGCATCAGCGATCACATAGCTACAAGGAAGTGGATATCAAGTGTTCGTGGTTAGGCTGTGGCAAGATTTTCGACAAACCGTGCCGACTCAAAGCCCATATGCGTTCTCATACCGGCTACAAACCCTATCCCTGCACTTTCCAGGATTGCAAGTGGGCCTTTTCGTCATCTAGTAAACTTAAGCGCCATCAGAAGAAGCACACAAACGAACGTAAATTCGTGTGCGATGTTCCAAACTGTGGCAAGGCGTTTATGCGCTCGGAACATCTGAAGGAACATCGGTTAACGCACACGGAAGGTCGCTTCTTTCAGTGCTTTATGTGTGCTGCCAGATTCTCCGCCAAGAGTAGTTTATACGTGCATATCAAGAAGCATCAGCAAAGTAAATCAGATTTAAACATAGTCAATGATATTCCTGAGTGCACTCGTGATCGTGAGAAACGCACGAAAACGAAAGAATCTTCTTACTCTCGAGTGAAATCGATAAAGTCGAAGAGATGGGACCCAGAGCTGATAAATGCCGCGGAGACTATCGCGAAGGAGAACGACGTCGAGAAGCAGGGTGATGGAGGTGCATGTTCTCAAGATGAGGATCAAATGGAGTGGCTGTATTGTTGTCCGATAGACGTATGCGGACATTTGATCAACAACGAGACGAGTCTTCGCGAACATATGTTGAAAGCACACGGCATACATTGTGACGATCTGCTGACTAAATCATCCTCGGACGATGCCAACATAGATTACGTTTTATACACCGTACACAACTCACTTCCAAATTCCCCTACTGCCGTCGAGGAAGAGCAGATGGTCATGGTGACTCCGTGCGATGCCGTTATCCTTGATACTTCCTCTTCAAGAGCGGATCGTTCTCTGTTGGAATCAGAACCACCACCTTTAAACACCTTGTTAAAGAGCTCGGAAACATTCCGAAACGATGAACGAACTGATAAGCGAATCGACAAAGAAACTAAGTCAGTGAAGGAGCAAGGTTCGGCAAGGACAGATCTAACATATACCGACTGGTCTAAACTAAAGAAGCACAGTGGATTGACGAATTCAATAGTAACGGAAACGTCGGATGTTGTACTGGACACGAGTGGTGATTTGAGCGAGGGTCTGTTGTTCACAGAAGAATTACCGTCGATGTACTATCAGGACGATGTGGCAGGTACGGAATACCAGGTGCTGTTGTTAGATTCAAGTCCGCTCGAGAGTGCGAATAATTTGCGCGGTCTCGAGTGA
- the LOC105200392 gene encoding uncharacterized protein LOC105200392, which produces MANRKRADDPCRRSLPKRHLWSSSSDEEEEKEGKTVTSWPPCVACKNPSSPSGNEIVFPSSSSDEEKMTPTRCRDTLAKNNQSPTSDRFGRSRIDPVEQSTGQDLSSRRDNNPFSFKAFLKNGIQQTNYHNTGARPKIYSSSTSSPSSILDKDNAGSGVYSGRNPTELPDFVQDHLVIEQCYLNHENNQPVLPDVDNLPDFALNSMEPRQSRLRSETKKNDSDVLCDDLRSFDLTDTLHKGSPHRDHSVQNAMHSNHLDLPMFEERLKETASSLPRPEHRGFPFDLPLPFPDSNPNINSIARDDLPSGGETSVHKSLPDFLSDGPIHNRSTDSVPTASMAESTERRLLLENEILRQQLEASRRQLSEKMERIHLLEAELLSKKEVEHEETVHLEKAMEQVEDNLKRSTKRAVNAESTVTSLKKEIKVLTTEISLLRLENSELRTSISAAGQSESNASAVNMNRTVRRLARDLFAAASSAEVSLRQLMSGVDNLRVLASTLENVDRIEDWTKDFLPDSDEDNAAGPAV; this is translated from the exons ATGGCGAATCGTAAAAGGGCCGATGATCCATGCCGTCGATCGTTGCCGAAACGCCACTTGTGGTCCTCGTCGTCcgacgaggaagaggaaaaagaaggGAAGACGGTAACCTCCTGGCCACCCTGCGTGGCATGCAAAAACCCCTCGTCGCCATCAGGGAACGAGATCGTCTTCCCGTCCTCGTCGTCTGACGAGGAGAAGATGACCCCCACTCGTTGCCGGGATactttggccaaaaacaaccaGTCGCCGACGTCGGACCGTTTCGGCAGGAGTCGCATCGACCCCGTCGAACAGTCAACAG GTCAAGATCTGTCGTCGCGTCGCGACAACAACCCCTTCAGTTTTAAGGCCTTCCTGAAAAATGGCATTCAGCAAACAAACTATCACAACACTGGGGCAAGGCCAAAGATCTACTCGTCCTCCACATCGAGTCCCAGCAGCATCCTTGACAAGGACAACGCTGGCAGCGGTGTTTATTCTGGCCGAAACCCAACGGAACTGCCAGACTTTGTGCAAGATCATTTGGTCATTGAACAATGTTATCTGAATCACGAGAACAATCAACCTGTACTACCTGACGTGGATAATCTTCCAGATTTTGCGTTGAATAGTATGGAACCAAGACAGTCTCGATTGCGGAGCGAGACCAAAAAGAACGACTCCGATGTCTTGTGCGACGATCTACGATCATTTGATCTCACTGATACACTGCACAAAGGCTCGCCACACAGGGATCATTCTGTACAGAATGCAATGCATTCGAATCACTTGGACCTACCTATGTTCGAGGAGAGACTTAAAGAGACCGCGTCCTCTCTTCCTCGCCCTGAACATAGAG GATTTCCATTCGATTTACCATTACCCTTTCCCGACTCCAATCCTAATATAAATTCAATCGCACGAGATGATCTTCCATCAGGAGGTGAAACGAGCGTCCATAAATCTCTACCAGACTTTTTAAGCGACGGTCCTATACATAACAGATCTACCGATTCAGTACCTACTGCGAGTATGGCAGAATCTACAGAAAGAAGG CTTTTACTTGAGAACGAAATATTACGTCAGCAATTGGAGGCATCTCGAAGGCAACTTAGTGAAAAAATGGAAAG AATTCATTTATTGGAGGCAGAACTGTTATCTAAAAAGGAAGTTGAACACGAAGAAACTGTGCACTTAGAAAAAGCGATGGAACAAGTCGAAGATAACTTAAAACGAAGTACA aagCGAGCAGTTAATGCCGAAAGCACTGTCACGTCATTGAAGAAAGAGATTAAGGTTTTAACa ACAGAAATATCTCTGTTACGACTTGAGAACAGTGAACTTCGAACTAGTATCTCGGCGGCTGGACAAAGTGAATCGAACGCTAGTGCCGTTAATATGAATCGCACGGTTAGAAGGCTCGCGCGTGATTTATTCGCAGCAGCATCGTCGGCTGAAGTATCCCTTAG ACAATTAATGTCCGGCGTGGACAATCTAAGAGTACTCGCATCGACCCTTGAGAACGTGGACAGAATAGAAGACTGGACCAAAGACTTTTTACCTGATTCCGATGAGGACAATGCCGCCGGTCCTGCAGTATAA